A single Haloglycomyces albus DSM 45210 DNA region contains:
- a CDS encoding (2Fe-2S)-binding protein produces MVWIDNTLFQSPGYVGPRVLTADGDHWRTLAELFANGSTLLATHMSRYGEAEEAPEDTTAAYFIGWMTGLYVRPALWAVREHGLLPEYDPAAISVRLHSSGWYDAVSFSRGPARRLDGSAARKALAEYVHSLGADLVESIGRHTRLGNRALWAHVTDTFADAFLPRPALGDDAVAASTDADATLAEASFPTPGPRWVHYEGATVGLGQSCCMSYKVPGGTNCAPVCPKISEDERRMKLAEWRNALPDRRDS; encoded by the coding sequence ATGGTTTGGATAGACAACACCCTGTTCCAATCGCCAGGCTATGTCGGACCACGAGTCCTCACTGCCGACGGCGACCACTGGCGCACCCTCGCCGAACTCTTTGCGAACGGCTCCACGCTGTTGGCTACACACATGAGTCGATACGGAGAGGCGGAAGAGGCCCCCGAAGACACCACGGCCGCCTACTTCATCGGCTGGATGACCGGACTCTATGTCCGCCCCGCACTGTGGGCGGTACGCGAACACGGACTGCTTCCCGAATACGACCCCGCAGCGATATCGGTTCGCCTCCACTCCAGCGGCTGGTACGACGCCGTGTCCTTCTCCCGGGGCCCGGCCCGCCGACTGGACGGCAGCGCCGCCCGTAAAGCGCTTGCCGAATACGTCCACTCCCTCGGGGCCGATCTCGTCGAGTCGATCGGCCGTCACACCCGGCTGGGAAACCGGGCGCTCTGGGCGCATGTGACCGACACCTTCGCCGATGCCTTCCTACCCAGGCCCGCACTCGGAGACGACGCCGTGGCCGCCTCCACCGATGCGGACGCGACACTGGCCGAAGCGAGCTTTCCGACGCCAGGGCCACGTTGGGTTCACTACGAAGGCGCGACGGTCGGTCTGGGTCAGTCCTGCTGTATGAGCTACAAGGTCCCCGGTGGCACCAACTGCGCTCCCGTCTGTCCCA
- a CDS encoding GNAT family N-acetyltransferase — protein sequence MIDYDVRLYRRADEADWLRCRLLSFFTSSYYDDVRTTKPTGVDIELVAVGDDGVVGLIDVSVAGREATIEDLAVHPDHRRRGIAEALLDDALARLESTELLQAWTRRGDASNAWYEAAGFTVEFEYLHVYIEHDESGLPPAPPLAPVTTFAHASVEAEQELRARYRRVYRCRQYVKDLETTRDARTDIPPRGNVT from the coding sequence ATGATCGATTATGACGTTCGTCTCTATCGTAGGGCTGATGAAGCAGATTGGTTGCGTTGCCGTCTGCTCTCCTTCTTTACCTCCTCGTATTACGACGATGTGCGGACAACCAAGCCGACGGGTGTCGACATCGAATTGGTGGCCGTTGGGGATGACGGTGTCGTGGGCCTGATCGACGTTTCCGTGGCCGGGCGCGAAGCCACGATCGAGGACCTGGCCGTCCATCCCGACCATCGCCGGCGAGGGATCGCTGAGGCCCTCCTGGATGACGCCCTGGCTCGGCTGGAGTCCACAGAGCTTCTCCAGGCGTGGACTCGCCGGGGTGATGCCTCCAACGCATGGTACGAGGCGGCCGGATTCACCGTTGAGTTTGAGTACCTACATGTATACATTGAGCACGACGAGAGCGGCCTACCTCCCGCTCCTCCGCTCGCCCCGGTCACGACCTTCGCGCACGCATCCGTCGAAGCGGAGCAGGAATTGAGAGCCCGCTACCGTCGGGTGTATCGCTGCCGTCAGTACGTAAAGGATCTTGAGACGACTCGTGACGCCCGAACCGATATACCCCCTAGGGGTAATGTAACCTGA
- a CDS encoding HNH endonuclease: protein MMRPRHRTTTHLSSSLVLNQSYEPLCIVSVRRAAVLLLTNKAVTVTPGDGYLHSESFDLPVPSVVRLKRYVHVPHQMSASPSRRGVFIRDGWTCVYCGYGAETLDHVIPRSRGGTHSWDNVVAACAHCNQRKGDRLLSEIGWRLTRTPKAPSRWQIQGLRLGRTTDPNWEPWLSLVR from the coding sequence ATGATGCGACCTCGACATAGGACGACAACCCACCTCTCCAGTTCATTGGTGCTCAATCAGAGCTATGAACCACTGTGTATCGTATCGGTTCGGCGAGCGGCCGTTCTTCTGCTCACGAACAAAGCCGTCACCGTCACCCCCGGAGACGGTTACCTGCACAGTGAATCATTTGACCTGCCGGTTCCCAGCGTAGTTCGGCTCAAGCGGTACGTGCACGTACCGCACCAGATGTCGGCCTCCCCGTCCCGGCGTGGAGTGTTCATCCGCGACGGATGGACCTGCGTTTACTGCGGATACGGTGCCGAAACGCTGGATCATGTGATTCCCCGCTCCCGTGGCGGCACACATTCCTGGGACAACGTCGTCGCCGCGTGTGCCCACTGTAACCAGCGCAAGGGCGACCGTCTGCTGTCCGAGATCGGATGGAGACTGACCCGTACCCCGAAAGCCCCGAGCCGGTGGCAGATCCAGGGGCTTCGCCTCGGGCGGACGACCGATCCCAACTGGGAGCCCTGGCTCAGCCTGGTGCGATGA
- a CDS encoding mechanosensitive ion channel family protein, which produces MSSIAAEADGSPCEPGVTACHFVWDLTESEKWSSILGGILDKTLQVVVVLLIAVIARSLLNRAMAKLIDKMTAANEAKRAAEWNKLLDRNGPSRRSQLVGDRSQQRAATLKSVMQYIVSVVVYVTALLIILAQLGLQIGPLLASAGVVGLAIGFGAQNLVKDYVSGIFMLLEDQYGLGDWVNVGDAEGTVEDMGLRTTTLRDLGGTLWYVRNGEILRVGNSSQSWAYVVVDIPLSPSVNIEESSQVIMNATRNVVTDPHWQEYVLTDPEYLGVQNLTVDEVTIRIGLRSVSDQQWALGRELRRRIGDELHEAGISQEMTTNRVFVPRRQQ; this is translated from the coding sequence ATGTCTTCAATTGCCGCTGAGGCCGATGGCTCGCCGTGTGAGCCAGGTGTGACGGCGTGCCATTTCGTTTGGGACCTCACCGAAAGCGAGAAATGGAGCTCCATTCTCGGTGGAATCTTGGATAAGACGCTGCAAGTCGTCGTCGTCCTACTGATTGCCGTCATCGCCCGTTCTCTACTGAATCGCGCGATGGCGAAGCTGATCGACAAGATGACCGCCGCCAATGAAGCGAAGCGCGCGGCGGAGTGGAATAAGCTCCTCGACCGGAACGGTCCGTCCCGACGGTCGCAACTGGTCGGCGACCGTTCCCAGCAACGCGCCGCCACCCTGAAATCGGTCATGCAGTACATCGTTTCCGTCGTGGTGTACGTCACCGCCCTCCTGATCATTCTGGCCCAGTTGGGACTGCAGATCGGCCCCTTGCTCGCCAGCGCGGGTGTGGTCGGTTTGGCCATTGGTTTCGGTGCGCAAAACCTCGTCAAGGACTACGTCAGCGGGATTTTCATGCTGCTGGAGGATCAGTACGGCCTGGGAGACTGGGTCAACGTCGGTGACGCGGAAGGAACCGTCGAGGACATGGGTCTGCGCACGACGACGTTGCGCGACCTCGGCGGCACCCTGTGGTACGTCCGCAACGGCGAAATCCTTCGCGTGGGCAACTCCTCCCAGAGCTGGGCGTACGTGGTCGTCGACATCCCTCTCTCGCCTTCGGTGAACATCGAAGAGTCGTCGCAGGTGATCATGAACGCCACCCGCAATGTGGTCACCGACCCGCACTGGCAGGAATACGTACTGACCGACCCCGAATATCTCGGTGTACAGAACCTGACGGTCGACGAAGTCACCATCCGTATTGGACTGCGTTCGGTAAGCGACCAACAGTGGGCGCTGGGTCGTGAACTTCGTCGCCGGATCGGCGATGAACTCCACGAGGCGGGCATCAGTCAGGAAATGACGACCAACCGGGTCTTCGTTCCGCGCCGACAGCAGTAA
- a CDS encoding globin, with the protein MPTNSPAQGTIPLRRATPSNTPGPEQSFYTLVGGSETFEKLSHAFYDRVKDEPLLIQYYDPNDLDGAARRLQLFLEQYWGGPHTYQEERGHPRLRMRHASFRIGIAERDAWLNCMRGAMDAVQLDPEHDRIMWDYMVRAADFLRNVQE; encoded by the coding sequence ATGCCCACCAACAGCCCCGCCCAGGGCACCATTCCTCTCCGGCGCGCCACCCCGTCGAACACCCCCGGACCGGAACAAAGCTTCTACACCCTCGTGGGCGGATCAGAGACCTTCGAAAAGCTCTCCCACGCCTTTTACGACCGGGTCAAGGACGAACCGCTCCTGATCCAGTACTACGACCCCAACGATCTGGACGGTGCGGCCCGTCGCCTCCAGTTGTTCCTGGAACAGTATTGGGGCGGCCCCCACACCTATCAGGAGGAACGTGGCCATCCCCGTCTGCGGATGCGGCACGCCTCCTTCCGTATCGGAATCGCCGAACGCGACGCCTGGCTCAACTGCATGCGGGGCGCCATGGACGCCGTTCAACTTGACCCCGAACACGACCGGATCATGTGGGACTACATGGTCCGTGCCGCTGATTTCCTCCGCAACGTACAGGAATAA